From the genome of Halobacteriovorax marinus SJ:
TTTTCGACTTCTTTAAGTTTTGATTTTTGAGCGTCAATTGCTGCATTTCTTTTTTCAGAAAGAAGAGAGTATGCATCGTGGTTAGCTCTATCTAATTCTGCCTTATACTTTTGTGCTAATTCTTCTGCTTCAGCAAATTTCTTATTAGCATTACCTTCTAACTTTGTTGTTTTACTCTCTCTTAGATCAAGAACTTCCTGAAGCTTTCCAAAAAGTGTGTACTTCAATACAAAATAGAAAACAAGAACAAGGGCTAACTGGTAAAAGAAGGTAATATCTGCACCTAAGCTTTTAAAAATATTAAGGATAGTATCCATACTGACAGGGCTCCTAAAACTAAAGACTTCACATTAAAAAGTGAAGAATTACTTTTTACGATTATGTATATAAACGACCTTAATGAATACTTATAGAGGCGTATAACGTCAAGGAATTTAAGAATTAACTAGTAAGAAAAATAGTGTGAATGAGTCTGTTTTAATATGAATTTTATTTGATTAATTTTCCTGGTCACGCATTTTAGTTGTACCATGAAAAATGACGCCCTCTTCCACAATTAAACTAGGAGTTGTAATTGTTCCTTCAAATCTTGCGGGCTTAATAATTTCTACTCGACTTGAAGCTTTTATGTTGCCCTTAACGGTTCCTGAGATAAGAATAACATTTGCATTAACATCTGCGTTAATAATAGCACCTTCAGAAACTATAACTGTATCGTTAGAGAAAATACTTCCATTTACTATTCCAGCTATTCGGGCAACACCATTAAACGAAAGATTGCCTTCAAATTTACAACCTTCTTCAATAATTGCTGAAATGTCCTTTTCACTGTTTTGCATTTTCTTCTCTTCTGGTTCTATAGGACCATTTTTTTCTGCCCCCATAGAACCACGGCAATGTGGTCCTATGGGACCACTTTAATTATTCATTAAGTATTCAAAAATATCATTAAATTCTGCTTCATTTGAATACTTTAAAACCACTTGACCAGCACCATTCTTTTTTGAAGTTAACTGAAAGTGAAAACCTGTTTTCTTTTCTAACTTTTGTTTTAAAGAATCTAGTTTTTCATCAAAGAAAGGATTCGTTGTCTTTGGTTCTTTAAAGTTTTTCTTTGATTTAATAAGCTTTTCTAATTCTCTAATTGATAAGTTATTAGTAGCTGCTTCATTGGCAAAACGAATAGCTTTCTCTCTATCTTTTTCAGCTGCTAAAACTTTTGCATGTCCAAAAGAAAGTAATTCTTTTTGTAGCAATTCAATCACATCTCTAGGAAGCTTTAAAATTCTTAGAAAGTTTGCAACAGTAGATCTTTCCTTACCAAGCTTCTTTGCTACTTCTTCTTGTGTAAGATTAAACTCATCCATTAATTGATAATATGCAAGAGCTTCTTCAACACAATTTAAGTCTGAACGCTGAACATTTTCAATAATGGCCATAACCATTTTTTCTCTGTCAGTTGCTCTTTTAATTACTGCAGGTATTTTTGTAAGACCAGCTAACTTACTTGCTCTAAGTCTTCTCTCTCCAGCAACTAACTCAAATCCTTTTTCAGCTTGAACTACGATTACTGGTTGAATAACACCGTTTTCTTTTATCGATTGAGAGAGTTCTTCAAGCTCTTTCTCTTTAAATATTTTTCTTGGTTGATTTGGATTTGTTTTAATTTCAGAAATTTCAATCATAGATGGTTGTTGGTCTGTAACCATAACCTGTTCTTTTGCTTCTGAATTACCTTCAACATCAAAGGCCATTTTATTTTTAAGATTTCCTAAAACTGCATCATTACTTGCACCAGAAATTAATGATCCTATCCCTTTACCAAGTGCTACTTTCTTTGCCATTAACTACCTCGCCTATTGTAATTGATCTTGTGTTTCTACTTGAGAGCTTTCTAAGTTTGGTACCTCAGGCAACTCATCTGCCAAAGTTTCCTCTACAGGTAACTCAGGTAATCCTTGGGCCTCTCTCTCTTTTAAGATTAATTCCTTGGCCAGAGCTAAATATGCTTCACTACCCTTTGATTCGATATCATATAAAATGATTGGCTTACCAAAGCTTGGACACTCAGCTAATTTAACGTTTCTTGGTATAACTGCTTCAAACACTTTTTCTCCAAAGTGTTTTCTTATTTCTCCGGTAACTTGCTTATGTAAGCTTGATCTACCGTCATACATAGTTAAAAGAATTCCATCCATTTTTAAGTTTGGATTTAAACTATTCTTAATAAGTCTCACTGTATTTAATAATTGTGCTAACCCTTCCATTGCTAAATATTCTGTTTGCATTGGAACGATAAATGAATCCGCTGCATTTAGAGCATTAACCGTTAAGAGACCTAGCGATGGTGGACAATCAATCAAGATATAGTCGTAATCATCCATTACAGGCTCAAATGCCATCTTAAGCTTACTCTCTCTCGCAAATAAGCTTACAAGCTCAATTTCAGCGCCTGAGAGGTTATTATCAGATGGGCAGATATGAAGATATGGAAGTTCTGTTTGGTAAATTGCATTTTTAATTGATGCCTGACCAATCATTGCGTGATAAATATTGCACTCAGTATGCTGCGACGCATCTAAACCTAAGCTTATACTACCGTTCCCTTGAGGATCGAGGTCAATTACCAGAGTTTTTTTCTCGGCAACAGCTAAACAAGCTGCGAGGTTAATAGTAGACGTTGTTTTACCAACTCCACCTTTTTGGTTCATCATAGCAATGATTTTAGCCATTTAGATCTCCCATGGGATTATTAGTGTGTATGTAAAAATTAAATTAGTTGCGACAAATTGACAAGATTTTTAATTTCTTTTTTTAATGTTCCACGTGGAACAGTCTTATTTTTTAAGCCAATTAATGTACGTCCATCAGTACCTTCGAGATCATAGAAGAGCTCTTCTACAACCTTCCATTTCTTCTCTGTTGGCTCTAATTCTTCAAGCTCATAGAACGATGGTCCCTTATAAAAGAAGACAGTCATATCTTCCCTATACTTAATCATTGGTACAAATTTCTCAATTGTTCCTACGGCCTTAAAAGTCATCATGATTGGAATATCGATATTAACTGTTTCAATTCTCTGATGGTAGCACTTAACATTTTTTAAACCTAGTTTGTCCGCGATCTCTTGAACAACCTTAGCCTTTTTGCCTCGGGCCTCGAAGCCAATAAACTTCTTGTCGGGATAAAGATAGGCCAGTGGAAGAATTGGAAAGCCACCACCAAAGCCAACATCTACAACAACTTTATTATTCTCTAGTGTTTTCTTAAAGACCTTACTTACCTCTAAAGGAATAATGGAATCTACTATTTGCTTTTGATAAAATTCTTCAAAAGTAGTGATTCGGGTTAAGTTAATTCCCCCATACTCACCTGTTAAAAGATCATGATACTTTTTAGCAAATTCTTTCATTGAACTATATTTCCCGCAACAAATGCTAATGTAGCTGGCCTAATTCCATCTATTCTCTGAAGTTGAGAAAATGTCGTAGGCTTAACTTCTTCAATACGCTGGCGACACTCATTTGATATATTTCCTCTAACAATGCTCTGCCAATCAATCTTCTTTCTTCCTAGTCTATATATTCTTTCATTCTCAATTAATGAGCGATTAATATAGCCCTCATATTTAATAGAGACTGCACAAGTATAAACAACTTCTGAACTAAAGAGTGCTCCCCTTTTAGACAATTCCTGCTCTAATGTCTCAACGGGATTAAGCTGACTTCTTCGTACTAACTCAGACAGTGTTATATTCTTGGATAGATCTCCATATCCCATCGATGCAAAGTATTCCTTATTTTCTGGAGTTACATAAATGCTTGTGCTCTTACAAAGACCAAGGAGTAATTCAAATTCTTCTATAAACTCTTGCTGATATTTATCTATTTCCTTATCTAATCCCATCTGAAAGCGATATTTTGCCATTCTATTGATAGAATTATCTTCTCTAACATAGAGTCTGTTCTCAGACCTGGCAGTAAATAATCTATAAGGTTCATCTCTCTTATTAGAGATTAAATCCTCTACCATCACTCCAATATATGATTCAGCTCTATCTAGAACCAAATTATCTTTTCCTTTCATTGATAAAGCAGCATTTGCACCTGCAATCAAACCTTGTCCAGCAGCTTCTTCATATCCAGATGTTCCATTCACTTGCCCGGCAAAGAAAAGTCCAGGAATATCTATATATTCAAGACAATCACTTAGCTTAGAAGTATCAACTACGTCATATTCAACAGCATAGCCATATAATTCAATCTCACACTCTTCAAAACCTTCTATAGTTCTTAAAAACTCTAGCTGAACTTCTTTAGGAAGACTTGTTGATACTCCATTTGGATAAATTGTATTGGCCGATAAACCCTCTGGCTCAACAAAGACGTGATGTGAATTTCTATCTGGATAGCGAAAAGCTTTATCTTCAATACTTGGACAATATCTAGGTCCAACACCCTTAATTTGCCCGTTATATATCGGTGATCTTTCTTTATTATCTCTAATAATCCCTAGAGTTCTTTCATTTGTATGGGCAATATAGCATGAGACTTGGTCTACAAACCTTTCGTATGGATTATTTAATGAATGAAAGTTCTTTGTCCTACCATCACTCTTCTGCTCTACAAATTTCGAATAATCTAGAGAGTCTTTATTAATTCTCGCTGGTGTTCCTGTTTTAAATCTTATACCAAGTGTCTGAACACTAGAGAATATTTCCCCCATTCCAGCAGAGGCCATACAATCAACTCTTCCACCACTTGTAGAAACTTCTCCTGTATGCAATTTTCCATTTAGAAATGTTCCAGTCGTAACAATACACTTTGTAGTATTAAAGTAACTTGCTTCTGTCTTAATAGAGAACTGGTCTCCATTCTTCTCCACCGAGATAACCTTTTCTTTAACTACAGTGATATTTGGATTGGCAGCAATCATAGCTTCAGCATTTTTAGTATATAAATCTTTATCAACTTGAACACGAGTAGACTGAACCGCATATCCTTTTGATTCATTGAGAATTCTATATTGGATAGCGGACTGATCTGCCAGCTGCCCCATCAATCCACCTAGTGCATCTATCTCTCTTACCACTTGCCCTTTACCAACTCCACCCACTGCTGGATTACAAGGAGTCGAAGCTAAACCTACATTTGGCATAGATAAGATTAAAACTTTTAGATCAAATTGTGATGAGATCCAAGCTGCTTCAACACCAGCATGTCCTCCTCCAATAATAGCTATATCAAATTTCTGCATTAGAACCTCAAAAGTTCCACATGGAACATTTATAATCTACTTAATCGAATTTGTTCCACGTGGAACATGTATATGTAAATTAGCATAGTGATTTAAACATTTAAGGGGAAAATGTCCATAAATAATTGAAAATATTGTAATAAAAACCCTATTTACCTATACAAAAATTTGTAAAGATATTATTTAGAACATCATCAGGTGAAACGATTCCTAGTAATTCCGATACCTTAGCTTCTAGAATATTTAATTCTGAGGATATAATTGCGATATCTTCAACATTCTCTGTAAGTGATTGGAATTCCTGAAGTGATAAATATATATTATTTATACACTCTCTATGCCTACCAATTAACAAAGGATTATCAGAGCATAAATCGTTGAATTTATGTGAAATAAGCCCTTCAATATAGGTAATTAGTGGTCCTATAGAACCACTTTTATCCGCCCCTATAGAACCAGGCTGACTTGAATTTGCCCCCATAGGACCATTAACAGAACTTGGTCCTATAGAACCAGAAGCCTCTAAATCCTCTGCCCCCATAGAACCACTTTCAAGATTTGGTCCTATAGAACCATCTTGTAGAACTTTAAAAGAAGTAGTATTCATCGACAGTTCAGCGGCTATAGAGACCTTACTTGAAGGCAATTTAGAGAGAAATTCATCGCCTGAAAAATCTTTCAATTGATCAAAATGAGATATAATTAATAAGTCAAAACTCTCATCTTGAAGTGATTTATAATCCTCAAAATTAGTCTGGAGAGGATTAACAACAAGTATCTTAAAGAAAGAATTAGAGGAAATTTCAATGGCCCTATCAATACCGATCTTTTCTATATTATCTTCTGTCTCCCTAAGACCTGCAGTATCTACGAGGCGATAAGTATTGCCAGAAATAGTAAGGTATTCAGAAACATAATCTCTAGTCGTTCCAGCCTGATCTGAGACGATAGATCTATCATTGGCCAAGAGGTAATTAAAAAGAGTGCTCTTCCCAGCATTTGTTTGCCCAACAAGCGAAACAGAGGGATTTGCTAAATCACTTCTATCTGACTGAACTCTTCTCCATAAAGAAGTGACTCTAGAAGAAAATTCTAAGAGTGATTCTTTTAAAAGTATTGCACATTGTTCCTCACCAACATCCTCAGAAAAGTCGATGCTTATTTCTACAGATGATTTCAATTTTAAAAAAGAATCGTGTAGCGACAGATATTGCTTATGAAGATCACCTGAGAGAACCTGCAAACCCTGATCAAGCATAAATGAAGAATTAGCATTTAAAAGTAAATCTAGGCCTTCAACCTGAGAGAGTGTAAGCTTCTTATTCTTAAGGGCTCGATAAGAGAATTCACCCTCTTTAGCTGCTCTTACTAACTTACTATTTATAAATAGAGAAATGATCCTCTGGATATTAATTTGATTGCCATGAACACCTAGTTCAAGAATATTCTCGCCATTATAGCTATTAGGGGCGCTATAGAAAGTAAGAACTATTTCATCTAATGTAATGTCACCATCTATAATAGAAGTGAAGTGCGAATATCTAGCTTTAACATTAGCTAAATCTATCTTGAAAAAATCTTGAAATATACTGAGGTCACTAAAACCAGAAATACGAATAAGGCCAATTGCACTATTAGACTGAAGTCCAGTACTACACGCTATAATTGGCCTATCATCGTAGAGATGTAACATAATTAATCAGTTAATTTATACACAAGAAGTTGTTGTCCAACTCCATAGATTGTTGATGTAAAGATATAAAGGTTTAAACCAGCAGGTAGATCTTTCATAAAGAAACCAAAAACAATTGGCATCAACATCATGATCTTTTTCTGTGTAGGATCCGCTGACGGAGAAGGGTTTAAACGAGTCTGTAGTGCCATTGCTAGCGCCATTAATACAGGTAGAACATAGTACGGATCTTTAATTGAAAGATCTGCAATCCAACCAAAGAATGGTGAACCAACAAATTCTTCAGCATTATAAAGAACTTGATAAAACGCAAAAAAGATTGGCATCTGAGCAATCAGTGGAAGACAACCACCTAGAGGGTTAGCTCCGGCTTTCTTGAATGCTTCCATAGTTTCTTTCTGCATTCTTTGTGGATCATCTTTAAATTTTTCCTTAATCTTTGTTAATTGAGGCTGAATCTTTTGCATCTTCTTCATAGACTTAAAAGACTTATATTGAAGAGGGAACATTATCGTTCTAATAAGGATCGTTAGAATGATAATAGCAATACCATAATTAGGTACGTAGTCGTGAACAAATTGTAGGCCTCTTAAGATAGGAACTGAAATTATTCCAAAGAAACCAAAGTCAATTGATAGATCTAACTTGTCCCCTAGCTTAGCCAGTAGATCATAATTCTTCTTAGAAAATACGATTGAACCTTCTAAGTTATGAACATCATTAACAAGAGTAGATCTGAATTCACCCGACTCAAATGCCTTAAGTCTTGCTGCCACAGGCTCTTTGAAAGTAATTGCAAAAAGATGAAAATTGAAATCGATAGCAAGCCATCTCATCTTACCGTCATCATCATCAGAATCACCTACTTTCATATGATTCAAGCTTTGAGTATAGTAACTAAATTGTCTGATTTGCCTATTCTCTTCTTCCCTTTCAGTTGATGTAAAAACAACTCTAAATTGATAGGCTTTTGCAGAAGTTACTTTATAAGTAACCTTACCTAAATCATCCATTTTAAAGTCAACATTCATTGCTAACTTAACATTTGAACCCTGAATATGAGACGGGCTTACTTGATTAAAAGTAAAATTAAATGAGCTAAAACGAGCTTCATTTCCAATCTCAATTTTGAAAGGCTTTTCAACACCTGTCGTTGCGAAAAAATCAAAAGAAGCACCTGGGTTAGAAAAGTCCTGGATTGATAAGTCTGAATTAATCTTTACCGAGTGACCATTATTTGTAAGCGTAAATGACTTTACTTCTGAAGAAACACTTTCAGTAACAGGCTTTACCACTTCTTGCTTAACAGTTGTTTCTTGTGTCTTAGCAGCAGCTTTAGCATTAATCTGCTCACTAGCATTTTGCTCTATAATAGGCTTCTGCTTAGGGGCAAAGTACGTTTGCCATCCAAAGAGAACGAGTCCAGATAGGACTACAGCTAAAAACATACGTTTTTGATCATCACTCATTTAAAAAACTCCAATTAGGAATGAAAATTACAGAGTTGTAGATACCACAATGCAAATAGCTAGGAAAGTTTTGATTCTATAATGTCTTAAGTAAATGAGAGAAAGAATCTTTCAAGCATTTCTCTTGATCATCTTTATTAGAGTTATTCTTAGTTATATATGGAGAGACAATAACTAGAATATCTAAACCTTTTTCTTTTAAAGTTGAGTTGCGAAACATATCGCGCATAATTCTCTTATATCTATTGCGCAAAACTGCATTGCCAACCTTCTTAGTTACAGAGAATCCAATACGTGAATGACTTTCGGGTAAACGAATGCGTGTTGGCTTGTAGTAAGCCATTAACCACTTTGATTTGAACCTTTTAGAGTTCTTTCTTAGATAGGAAAAATCTTGTGCCGATAAGAGACGATAAGACTTATCGTAGCTATTATCGGCCATAGATTATTATTTAGAACCAGTAGAAACTGTAAGTTGCTTTCTACCTTTAGCTCTTCTGGCGTTAATTACGTTCTTTCCACCAGCTGTAGACATTCTCTTAAGAAATCCGTGAACTCTTAGTCTTTTCTTTCTTTTCGGTTGCCAA
Proteins encoded in this window:
- the yidC gene encoding membrane protein insertase YidC — protein: MSDDQKRMFLAVVLSGLVLFGWQTYFAPKQKPIIEQNASEQINAKAAAKTQETTVKQEVVKPVTESVSSEVKSFTLTNNGHSVKINSDLSIQDFSNPGASFDFFATTGVEKPFKIEIGNEARFSSFNFTFNQVSPSHIQGSNVKLAMNVDFKMDDLGKVTYKVTSAKAYQFRVVFTSTEREEENRQIRQFSYYTQSLNHMKVGDSDDDDGKMRWLAIDFNFHLFAITFKEPVAARLKAFESGEFRSTLVNDVHNLEGSIVFSKKNYDLLAKLGDKLDLSIDFGFFGIISVPILRGLQFVHDYVPNYGIAIIILTILIRTIMFPLQYKSFKSMKKMQKIQPQLTKIKEKFKDDPQRMQKETMEAFKKAGANPLGGCLPLIAQMPIFFAFYQVLYNAEEFVGSPFFGWIADLSIKDPYYVLPVLMALAMALQTRLNPSPSADPTQKKIMMLMPIVFGFFMKDLPAGLNLYIFTSTIYGVGQQLLVYKLTD
- the mnmG gene encoding tRNA uridine-5-carboxymethylaminomethyl(34) synthesis enzyme MnmG, which encodes MQKFDIAIIGGGHAGVEAAWISSQFDLKVLILSMPNVGLASTPCNPAVGGVGKGQVVREIDALGGLMGQLADQSAIQYRILNESKGYAVQSTRVQVDKDLYTKNAEAMIAANPNITVVKEKVISVEKNGDQFSIKTEASYFNTTKCIVTTGTFLNGKLHTGEVSTSGGRVDCMASAGMGEIFSSVQTLGIRFKTGTPARINKDSLDYSKFVEQKSDGRTKNFHSLNNPYERFVDQVSCYIAHTNERTLGIIRDNKERSPIYNGQIKGVGPRYCPSIEDKAFRYPDRNSHHVFVEPEGLSANTIYPNGVSTSLPKEVQLEFLRTIEGFEECEIELYGYAVEYDVVDTSKLSDCLEYIDIPGLFFAGQVNGTSGYEEAAGQGLIAGANAALSMKGKDNLVLDRAESYIGVMVEDLISNKRDEPYRLFTARSENRLYVREDNSINRMAKYRFQMGLDKEIDKYQQEFIEEFELLLGLCKSTSIYVTPENKEYFASMGYGDLSKNITLSELVRRSQLNPVETLEQELSKRGALFSSEVVYTCAVSIKYEGYINRSLIENERIYRLGRKKIDWQSIVRGNISNECRQRIEEVKPTTFSQLQRIDGIRPATLAFVAGNIVQ
- a CDS encoding ParA family protein, whose product is MAKIIAMMNQKGGVGKTTSTINLAACLAVAEKKTLVIDLDPQGNGSISLGLDASQHTECNIYHAMIGQASIKNAIYQTELPYLHICPSDNNLSGAEIELVSLFARESKLKMAFEPVMDDYDYILIDCPPSLGLLTVNALNAADSFIVPMQTEYLAMEGLAQLLNTVRLIKNSLNPNLKMDGILLTMYDGRSSLHKQVTGEIRKHFGEKVFEAVIPRNVKLAECPSFGKPIILYDIESKGSEAYLALAKELILKEREAQGLPELPVEETLADELPEVPNLESSQVETQDQLQ
- the rnpA gene encoding ribonuclease P protein component, which translates into the protein MADNSYDKSYRLLSAQDFSYLRKNSKRFKSKWLMAYYKPTRIRLPESHSRIGFSVTKKVGNAVLRNRYKRIMRDMFRNSTLKEKGLDILVIVSPYITKNNSNKDDQEKCLKDSFSHLLKTL
- a CDS encoding F0F1 ATP synthase subunit B family protein, with the translated sequence MDTILNIFKSLGADITFFYQLALVLVFYFVLKYTLFGKLQEVLDLRESKTTKLEGNANKKFAEAEELAQKYKAELDRANHDAYSLLSEKRNAAIDAQKSKLKEVENQLNIQVDEKRKEFMAELEVHKANVLKEADSLSGDLVNKLTN
- a CDS encoding tRNA modification GTPase, which produces MLHLYDDRPIIACSTGLQSNSAIGLIRISGFSDLSIFQDFFKIDLANVKARYSHFTSIIDGDITLDEIVLTFYSAPNSYNGENILELGVHGNQINIQRIISLFINSKLVRAAKEGEFSYRALKNKKLTLSQVEGLDLLLNANSSFMLDQGLQVLSGDLHKQYLSLHDSFLKLKSSVEISIDFSEDVGEEQCAILLKESLLEFSSRVTSLWRRVQSDRSDLANPSVSLVGQTNAGKSTLFNYLLANDRSIVSDQAGTTRDYVSEYLTISGNTYRLVDTAGLRETEDNIEKIGIDRAIEISSNSFFKILVVNPLQTNFEDYKSLQDESFDLLIISHFDQLKDFSGDEFLSKLPSSKVSIAAELSMNTTSFKVLQDGSIGPNLESGSMGAEDLEASGSIGPSSVNGPMGANSSQPGSIGADKSGSIGPLITYIEGLISHKFNDLCSDNPLLIGRHRECINNIYLSLQEFQSLTENVEDIAIISSELNILEAKVSELLGIVSPDDVLNNIFTNFCIGK
- a CDS encoding bactofilin family protein; amino-acid sequence: MGAEKNGPIEPEEKKMQNSEKDISAIIEEGCKFEGNLSFNGVARIAGIVNGSIFSNDTVIVSEGAIINADVNANVILISGTVKGNIKASSRVEIIKPARFEGTITTPSLIVEEGVIFHGTTKMRDQEN
- a CDS encoding 16S rRNA (guanine(527)-N(7))-methyltransferase RsmG, whose amino-acid sequence is MKEFAKKYHDLLTGEYGGINLTRITTFEEFYQKQIVDSIIPLEVSKVFKKTLENNKVVVDVGFGGGFPILPLAYLYPDKKFIGFEARGKKAKVVQEIADKLGLKNVKCYHQRIETVNIDIPIMMTFKAVGTIEKFVPMIKYREDMTVFFYKGPSFYELEELEPTEKKWKVVEELFYDLEGTDGRTLIGLKNKTVPRGTLKKEIKNLVNLSQLI
- the rpmH gene encoding 50S ribosomal protein L34; the encoded protein is MSKRTWQPKRKKRLRVHGFLKRMSTAGGKNVINARRAKGRKQLTVSTGSK
- a CDS encoding ParB/RepB/Spo0J family partition protein, which codes for MAKKVALGKGIGSLISGASNDAVLGNLKNKMAFDVEGNSEAKEQVMVTDQQPSMIEISEIKTNPNQPRKIFKEKELEELSQSIKENGVIQPVIVVQAEKGFELVAGERRLRASKLAGLTKIPAVIKRATDREKMVMAIIENVQRSDLNCVEEALAYYQLMDEFNLTQEEVAKKLGKERSTVANFLRILKLPRDVIELLQKELLSFGHAKVLAAEKDREKAIRFANEAATNNLSIRELEKLIKSKKNFKEPKTTNPFFDEKLDSLKQKLEKKTGFHFQLTSKKNGAGQVVLKYSNEAEFNDIFEYLMNN